The sequence ggcagtctcctctacctcCTTAGGCGGACTCCAACATTCTACCGCGTAGTGACCATACTTGGAGCAATTATAACAATGAATATTGGACTTGTCGCGTCCTTAATTCGGcctccagtttcctcttccttgaccgcgtcctcggcctcttcctctgcctctggtgaattgagtgcttttgtcattgttgttgttgccgttttcatttctgccttgacttctgccacgtcctcgtcctctaccatttcctccttgacctcttccgcgtcctctgccggactgactacttttgccatttttaaacacagccttcgttgctaagacttgttctgcggaatcttctcttcgtttctcaaaccgctcctcTCGTGCTTGTAGTGACCCTACAACTTCATCAACGGACATTTCGCTAATGTCTCTggactcctccatagccaccactacataatcaaattttggtagtagtgatcgcataattttttcaataattctggactcttcaattttttctccatactgccacatctgatttacgacagattttactcgggatgagtaatcactgatggcctccgtctctttcatcctcatcgtctcaaattctcctctcagcatttgcaaacgaacttttttaactttctcctccccttgaagagaaactcgtaggaTTTCCCACGCTTGTTTGGCGGTTGTAGCTTCAgctactttctcgaacattaattcatccaaaccttgatggatgagagtaagcgccttttgatcgcttttgtgatttttctgcagagtatctttttctgcctgTGTCAACGCTGCCTCGTTGCCTGAGACTACGTAGCCTTTTTCAACAATAACCTagacatcttgacatccgagtaacACCTTTATTtgaatacaccaacttgaataattggttttggtgagctgagggtattgataaggaagtttgtGACCGTCTGATATTTTTTATAGGGTCTATTTGGCGGAAGACTGACTCTCTTAACGTGGCTttgataccactttgttgaaaaaataaagtaaaattgatatttggtaaggacttaattgtaattttgaaggactaaattgaaattttttggaATATATTATTCCAATTGAAACAACActcaatttattaaaattaactaTCTTCTACCTTACACTCACAATTACAATAGATAGACCCTCTAATTTATAGAGGTAgcaaaaaagaacaaaaatacaaaaaaaaaaaaaaaaaaaatacactcaTAAGAAAATTCAAACATACCCATAACCATTTGCCTAATCTTATCTTATCATTGACTTTCTCTCCATACTACACGGATTGACTTGAaatttcatctttcttttttttttaaataaattattattataacaaATTAAGtttaacttttaacattttttttgggGTCTGGCAGTTTGATGGTGTGGTCGGTTTTGGGTTTTGACGGCTGAAAAATAGAGAAACAGTAAAAATAGACCTTCAACGCGCATTAAATCGCTATAACAGCGGCAGAAAATTGTAGCGGTCTTAGGGCAAATTTCAACGAACCAAAATCATCCTGAGACATATAATATACATAGATCAAAACACGACTCAACCAAGCACGCATTTATTCAATCAAACCAATCAAAAGAATCATAAATCATGCAAAAGGGTTCCTGACAAATGGAACACGAAGCTTAAAGGGCTTTGATACCAATGACAACTCTAATAGTCGTTGTGGATTTCATCTCTAACCTCAAATGGACGAGTAATGAACCCAGATCTATCAATTAACATATAACAGATTTATGGTTACTTCTGTAGCGCAGATCTGTTGAACATCAGCGGAAGAAATGAACCTCACTCCGTGTCACCGATATAGATGAAGGCTACACCAGAGAAGCAACCATCGGTTTTCCACGAACTAAGATCGCACACCGAAACAGAGAGGTGGGCGAGGACAATAGCAGGGTGAAGAACCAGAGCTTTTgcagtatatattttttatataatattctTAGGATGTTAGGTTTAGCCTCCATatctatctatttatagctagACTAAACCTAAAACCCAACCCTAACCCTAACTGATAAAATTGCAGATGGACCTTAAATAGATCAGTAGAAAGGCTCGGGCTCGTTTTTTCCATTTAATCCACAATGTATGTTGCTGTTGGCTTAATCGTGTTTGTTGTTAGACAACACGTTCTTATTCTTTGCTCTATTTTATAGGAGTTTTAGTTAGTAGAGCTTTCTAGAATTTTTAGTGGCTAAGAGAATGtggtttagttgtttagtttagTGGAAGTTGTTCCTATTTTAACATTTGTCATTATCTTGTACTTGGCCTATATAATGgccttttatttttgaattgaaTTAGAGTCTTTGCAGCAGCAAACACTTACtcacttttttattattttaattcctgTTTGTtatcagtggtatcagagccaggttatcttttaagagagagagagaaaaaaaaatacacgtGAGGCAGAAATGAAATTGTTCTATGGCATCAGATTCAAATTTCGTTCAAGCTGCCATCCCTCGCTTTGATGGTCATTATGATCATTGGAGCATGTTAATGGAAAATTTCCTACGATCAAAGGAATATTGGCCAGTTATCAAATCTAGTATTCAAGAGCCGGCTGCAAATACGAATGTAACAGAAGCCCAGAAGACGGAGTTTGAAGCTCGAAAACTGAAGGACCTGAAAGCAAAAAATTACCTTTTTCAGGCAATCGATCGATCAATCCTGGAAACAATTCTTTGCAAAGAAACTTCCAAAGATATTTGGGACTCTATGAAGCAAAAGTATCAAGGCTCTGCAAGAGTGAAGCGTTATCAACTTCAGTCCTTGAGAAAGGACTTTGAAACCCTAGCAATGAAGGATGGATAATCAGTGACCAGATATTGTGCCAGAACGTTAGAGATCAGCAACAAGATGCGATTCCATGGTGAAAAAATGAATGATGTTACTATTGTAGAAAAGATTTTGCGCTCTCTAACATCAAATTTCAATTATGTTGTTTGCTCAATCGAAGAATCAAAAGACATAGATGAACCTTCTCTCGATCAATTGCAAAGTTCATTGTTGGTCCATGAACAAAAGATGAACAGAAGTTCAACCATAGAAGAGCAAGCGTTGAAGGCCACTACCAATACTAATACTCACAACTATAGAGGAAGGGGTAGAGGTAGAGGCAGAGGAAGGGGAGACCGTGGAAGCAGAGATGACAACAAGTTCCATAGAGAAGGCAGAGGTAGAGGACGTGATACTGAAAAATCCAAAGTGGAGTGCTTCAGATGCCACAACTATGGTCACTATGCATCTGACTGTTACACAAGGCTGCCTAATGTCAGAGAGAAGGGAAAGACTTCAAATTTTGCTGAAAAGATAGAAGTAAGACATTGTTGATGGCTGTTCAAGGGGAAAACAAAGCTGAGTCAGAAATCTGGTATGTGGATACAGGTTGCAGCAATCATATGAGTGGAAGTAAGtcttcattttcttatttaaatgaaaattttcattccACGGTGAGTTTTGGTGATAATTCTACTGTGGAAGTGATGGGAAAAGgagatattaaaataaaaaccaagAATGGTTTTGTTGAGATAATCTCTAATGTATGTGCTGTATGTTCCTAGTCTAAAAACCAATTTATTGAGTGCTGGTCAATTGCAAGAAAAGGGATATATAATCACTATTAAAAATAGTGCTTGTGAGATTTACGATCTAGTTAGAGGTGGCATTGCAATTGTCCAGATGAGTCAAAACAGATTGTTtccattaaaaattgaaaatattcaATCTTGTTTATTGGTTGAAAATAAGGAACCATCCTGGTTATGGCACTTTCGGTATGGTCATTTGAGTTTCAGTGGATTAAAAACTCTCAATCAAAAGAACATGGTGATTGGTCTACCTCAAATCACTCCTCCTGATAAAGTCTGTGAAGAATGTGTtgttggcaaacaacaacgttCTCAATTTCCTAAAGGAAAGTCGTGGAGAGCAAAGGATGTCTTGGAGCTGGTGCATTCTGATATTTGCGGTCCAATAAACCCATCTTCCAATGGAGGTAAAAGATGCTTAATTACCTTCACTGATGATTTCTTTAGAAAAACTTGGGTTTATTTTTTGCagaacaaatcagaagctttctCTACATTTAAGACTTTTAAAGCTTATGTGGAAAATGAAGCAGGAAAAAACATCAAAACTCTTCGTACAGATTGAGGAGGTGAATATTGCTCCAAAGAATTTGGAGAGTTCTGTGCAGAATATGGAATTAGAAGAGAATTGACAGCTGcatatacaccacaacaaaatggtgtatccgaaaggaaaaatagaaccatcctcaacatgttgagaaGCTTGTTAGCAAAAGGGAGAATTCCAAAAAATTTCTGGCCAGAAGCAGTAAATTGGAGTGTCCATATTCTGAATAGAAGTCCCACTTTTGATGTTCAAAACATGACACCAGAAGAGGCATGGAGTAGGAGAAAACCAATTGTAGATCATTTCAGAGTTTTCGGATGTATTGCTTACGCACATGTCCCAGATGAAAAGAGGAAGAAACTTGATGACAAGGCTGAAAAATGTGTGTTTCTTGGAGTAAGTGACACTTCTAAGGCCTATAAATTATTTAATCCTCTAACAAAAAAGATTGTGATCAGTAGGGATGTAGTTTTTGATGAGGAAAACACATGGGATTGGAATAGGCAGCAGCCTACCCTTATGATTTTTGATAATGATATTGAGCAAGAGAAGACTCTAGCACCATGCATGCCTAAAAATTCAACAATGACGCCTGAGAATTCACCAATTTCAGCTAGGACTATGCCTGGAAATTCACCAATTTCAGCTAGCACTACGCCTGAAAATTCACCAATTTCAGACAGAACTTCACCAACTGGGGTTGAAGTGAATGAAGAAGCAGCGCAATCCTCCCAACGTATTAAAAGAAGGCCTGTCTGGATGGAGGATTATGAGGTTACTGGAATTTCAGATCCTGTTACTCACTTTGCTTTGTTTGCAGATTGTGATCCTACAACTTTTGAAAGTGTCGTTGAAGAACAGAAATGGCGGAAAGCAATGAATGAAGAAATTGATGCTATTGAGAGAAATGATACATGGGAGCTATGTGCTCTTCCAAAGGGAGTTAACACCATAGGCGTAAAGTGGGTCTTCAAAACAAAGTTGAAAGGAAATGGtgagtttgacaagtacaaagcacGTTTGGTGGCGAAGGGGTACAAACAACAATATGGGATCGATTATACGGAAGTATTTTCTCCCGTTGCAAGGTATGATACAATCAGATTGATGGTTTCTATAGCTGCACAGAATTCATGGCCTATTTTTCAACTAGATGTAAAATCTGCATTCTTGCATGGATTCTTGGATGAACAGGTATATGTTGAACAACCCCCTGGTTATGTCAAATATGGAAATGAGCATAAAGTTTAGAAATTGAAAAAGGCTCTCTACGGACTAAAGCAAGCCCCACGAGCTTGGTATAGTCGTATTGAAtcttattttcttaattttggcTTTTCGAAATGCCCTTATGAACATACCCTCTTTGTCAAGAGTGGAGATAATGGAAAAATGCTCATTGTGTCtttgtatgttgatgatctcATATTTACTGGAAACTGTGATGTCATGTTTCAAGAATTTAAGAAATCTATGATGgatgagtttgaaatgtctgatCTAGGTATGATGCATTATTTTCTTGGCATAGAAGTGGTACAATCAGATGATGGAATTTTTCTATCCCAAAAGAAATATGTAGGTGAAATTTTGGACAGGTTTAAGATGCAAGATTGCAATCCTGCAAACACTCCAATGGATTCTAGCTTGAAGTTACACAAAGATCTTGAAGGGAAGAAAGTTGACAGCACATGTTATAAGCAAATTGTAGGCAGTCTGATGTATCTAACTGCTACAAGACCAGATATTATGTATTCTGTGAGTGTAATCAGCAGGTATATGGAGAATCCCTCACATTTGCATTTGCTCGCTGCTAAGAGGATCCTTCGTTATTTGCAAGGAACAAGGGACTTTGGACTGTTTTACAAAAAGGGTCACACGTCCAAGTTATTGGGATTTACTGACAGTGATTATGCAGGAGATCAAGATGATAGGAAGAGCACTTCTGGGTATGTGTTTAAGTATGGGACAGCTGCAGTTTCATGGTCTTCTAAGAAGCAATCAATTGTCACTTTATCAAGTACCGAGGCTGAGTTTGTCGCTGCAACAGCTTGTGCTTGTCAAGCAATTTGGTTAAGGAGAATTCTTGGGGAACTGAAATTCACACAACCAGGAGCTACTACCATTTATTGTGATAACAGTTCTGCAATTAAACTCTCTAAACATCATGTGCTACATGGAAGATCCAAACACATTGATGTGAAGGTGTATTTCTTGAGAGATCTTGATAATGATGGAGagattaaattaatctactgcAGAAGCGAGGAGCAGGTTGCTGACATATTCACCAAAGCCCTCAAGAGGGAGTCTTTCATGAAGCTAAGAAGGTTGCTAGGTGTTTGCAACTTGAATGAGTCCAACACTTTAAACTGAATGTTAGCAAACATTAGTTTAAGGGAGAGTTTGTTGGCTTAATCGTGTTTGTTGTTAGACAACACGTTCTTATTCTCTGCTCTATTTTATAGGAGTTTTAGTTAGTAGAGTTTTCTAGAATTTGTAGTGGTTAAGAGAATGtggtttagttgtttagtttagTGGAAGTTGTTCCTATTTTAACGTTTGCCATTATCTTGTACTTGGCCTATATAATGgccttttatttttgaattgaaTTAGAGTGTTTGCACTTActctctttttttattattttaattcctgTTTGTTATCAGTTTGCtagcttcttttttttttttttttttttttttttttttttataaagaaaatatataagAGCTAGCTTGTAGCCAAaaagaataataattaaaaaaaaatcctaacaTTATAGTAGCCTAATTGAAGGTTcatatcaaaattaaaattaatatctgTAGTTGACATAGGGATATAACAAAAAAGGTGCTGATGTCCATTGCctcataataatattatatcatATAATTGCTGAATTAATATAACAATAGAATATTTATATGTACAAAAATGGTTACTAATCCAAAAAAAGTGCAGCATTTTCGTAATGCTGTTCAACtttactctctcttttttttaatattatcatAAAAAATTGTCTTCTCTCAGTAATAAATTAATGGCTGCTTGTTTAGTTATGTATTGGAGGCTTTCTTTTTGCTGGAGAATAGTCCATAATGTCCACTTGTTGTTGCTCAGAATCAGAAGATTTAATTCTCAATTTCTCAGATGAAGTAAGTAGTTTTCTATTCATTCCTGCAACCATAATATCAAAAACCATTTAGCTACTTTTCTATTCATttctaaatatcaaaataataagAATACATGGTCATGCTCATGGATTTAAAACCCAGTAGTAAGTAGCTCCTAAGTATATCAGATTTTCATAAACATTAATTATAAATGGTGCTTAGGTTTATGATGCCTAGGCCCATAATAATCTTCATGAATTCTTGGTAACCAATGCTCTACATCTAATGATGATGATTTCTTTGATACTTCATTAACTCTTTTCTTCATTCTACCTTTGCAATTCCCTTCTTTGCACACTATGACTTCCCCAATTCCCCCATTACTTTGTTGTATCAATCTACTCTTTTCATCCTGCATCAAAAATGAAACTCATTGAAATCATGAACTCCAAAGTTTCATAAAATTACATTTAAATCACCAATTTCACCTCATGGGAAAGTGGTTAGAAATTAAGAATACCTGGATGTTTTGATGGCCAACATTCATAAATCCTTGTTGCAGTCGGATTGCTGCCGataaataacaaaaagaaattaatatcAGATAAATGTAGTAAAGATAAGGGAATTGTTAGaacataaatatataacataccTGTAGCAATATTGTAAAAGAAGAAGGACAAAAGGAGAAGAGAAAGTGCTAAAGTTCTCATAGTAATTAATTAGGTAACGAACTTGGCAGGAGGAGATGAGTACAAGGTAAGGATTTAGGTACAGGATGTGGGTGTTATTTCTCTGATTTTGCTTTGAATGTTATCTTAAAAGTTTGAATCTGAGTTTGCATTATATGGAAGTGGTAAGCTGCTTAAATACAGGCATTGAAAGAGAAGAGGGACCACAATGTATAATTTAAATTCCAACATGGGGAGTCCGAAGAAATTAAGGGGTTTCTTCCACTTTCTTGTGTTTCTCATTTGTCTGTGTAAAGTGAAAATACTATTTTTGTCTAAGGAAAAGACTAATCATTGACTCATTAGGACACCCTTATTGTCAAATTATAGAAAAAAAGCTTAGCTTTGTGGGTCTTTGTTTATGATACTAATTGATTGGAGcttaaaaaactaaaaacaagAAACAGATTTCTATTTTTCAAATCTTGTTTCTTTTTTCTCTAATAAACATGTGCATAGGCTCACTGTTTTTAGCCATGTCAGTCAACTCCTATATGTATCATTTAAAAGATTAAGGGATAAATGATTAATCAGTGTCAGATTAATTACAATAATTAAGGTAACTCAATATTTTGATTTCATGACCACTACTATGGCAGTAGCAGATTATGGAAATGAGACCAAAATCCTTGATAAATCTAATCCCTAGCTCGTGATATGGACTTTTTAACTGCCCTTTCGTCATTTTTGGTTAACTCTTTTTTACTTTTGGAAAAAGTgattggaaaataaataatcaccTTGACTTTCTTACAACCAAAAAATCTAATTACATATACTTTTTTGAAGaattaatctatatatatatatacaacctatttgatataattaacaattttatatgattaaaaattaaaaaacctaTGTGATGGCTTTGCAACCTCCTCTTCCCCGCGACTTCGGCGCCAATTCCACCGGATTCCTCTAGTCAACCTGTCGAAGGGGCCAAGCTCCTCCGTCTCTCTCATGGAAGGAGATAGTTGAAGCAAAAGGCTCCCAGGAACGTAATGATCTCAGGGCAAATGGGAAAATAAGTATAGACTTCATTGACAAC comes from Euphorbia lathyris chromosome 8, ddEupLath1.1, whole genome shotgun sequence and encodes:
- the LOC136203479 gene encoding uncharacterized protein isoform X2; amino-acid sequence: MRTLALSLLLLSFFFYNIATAIRLQQGFMNVGHQNIQDEKSRLIQQSNGGIGEVIVCKEGNCKGMNRKLLTSSEKLRIKSSDSEQQQVDIMDYSPAKRKPPIHN
- the LOC136203479 gene encoding uncharacterized protein isoform X1, with the protein product MRTLALSLLLLSFFFYNIATAIRLQQGFMNVGHQNIQDEKSRLIQQSNGGIGEVIVCKEGNCKGRMKKRVNEVSKKSSSLDVEHWLPRIHEDYYGPRHHKPKHHL